The Agrobacterium vitis region CACCATCACCTTTCTCGGCCATTCCACCTTTGAGATCGAAACGCCGCAGGGCCTGACAATCGATACCGACTACAGCGGTTATTTGCGCTCCGCGCGGACACCGGATGTGGTGACGATGAACAAGGCCCATTCCAGCCATTATACGCTGTCGCCCGACCCCGGCATTGCTCAGGTTCTGCATGGCTGGAACGATGCGCAACCGGGGGAGCCGGTTCACCATAACCTTGTGGTGGGCGATGCCTATATCCGCAACGTGGCCACCGATATCCGCAGCTGGGGCGGAGATTTCGAACCGAACGGCAATTCGATTTTCATTTTCGAGGTCGCCGGGCTGTGTATTGGCCATCTCGGCCATCTGCATCATGAATTGACGGACAAACAGTTCGCCGCGATTGGCCGGTTGGATGTGGTGATGGTACCAGTCGATGGCGGTTTGACGCTGGGCAGCGACAGCATGAGCCGGATGGTCAAGCGGCTGCGCTCGGCATTGATCCTGCCCATGCACCGGCGCGGGCCTATCGTGAATGACTTTGTTGGAATGTTCGGACCAGGTTTTGATGTCAGGATTGCTGAGACCAATGCCGTGACAGTGTCTATGCGCAGCCTGCCGAAAAAGCCGCTGATCCTGGTGCTCAGCGGCTTCTAAGCGGCAAATAATATCCGTTAGGCAAAGGTCAGATGGTGGTGCTGCCCCACATCCGGTATTTTTTCGCCGTCAATGTTGGCCTTGGCGATTTCCCAGCCGAATTTCAGCGGATTTCCGGTCGAGGCCCAGACTTCGGCATCGTCGATATGCAGGGCGAGCATGGTCAGATCAGGGTCTTTCTTGCCGTTGTGATACCAGGCCTCGACCACCGAGCTCCAATATTCATCGATCTTGCCCGGATCGCGGCGCACATCGATAACGCCGGACAGGCTGGCGTGGTAATCGTGGTTTTTGCCGACCACGCAGAAATGCGCCCGGCTGCCGGGGCGGATATTCTGGACAAAATCTGAATCGGTCCGGGTGAAAAACCACACTGTATTGGTTTTCGGATCCCCGTAAGGCGCCATCGGCTGCATATGCGTGGTGGAGCCTTCCAGGCCTAGCATGCCGGCATGAATGGCTTCGATTTCCTCCCAAAGCTGGCGGGCGGGCTCTTCGCGGGCTTCCGTGAGATTGACCATTGGCTTTCCTCTCTTCTTGCTGGTGTTCTTCAGCAGGGCAACGGAAGGAAAGCCTTATTGTTCCAGGGCAGAAGGGCTCTTCGCACCTTCGCCCCCCTTGAATGGCAAGCCACAGGGCCTTATAAGGGCGCCAATTCGCGGCTGCATGGGCATGCGAGCCCAATCCGGTTCCTGATCATGCAGCAGAGAGAGCGTTAAAGCGCGCCTGACGGATCACGACAGATGCCGCAGGATGCCACAAATCAGATGTCGCAGGGGTGCCATGGCCGGCCATTCACAGTTTAAAAACATCATGCATCGCAAGGGCAAGCAGGATTCCGTGCGATCGAAAATGTTCTCCAAGCTTGCCCGTGAAATCACGGTGGCGGCCAAGGCTGGCTTGCCCGATCCGACCATGAATGCGCGCCTGCGCCTGGCCATCCAGAATGCCAAGGCGCAATCGATGCCGAAGGACAATATCGAGCGCGCCATCAAGAAGGCGTCGGGTGCCGATGGCGAGAACTATGACGAAGTGCGCTACGAAGGCTACGGCCCCGGCGGCGTCGCCGTCATTGTCGAAGCCCTGACCGATAACCGCAACCGTACGGCTTCCAATGTCCGCTCGACCTTTTCCAAGGCCGGTGGGGCGCTGGGCGAAACCGGCTCGGTTTCCTTCTCCTTCGATAAGGTTGGCGAAATCGTCTACAAGGCCAGCGTCGGCGATGCCGATGCGGTGATGGAAGCTGCCATCGAAGCCGGTGCGGAAGACGTGATCAGTGACGAAGACGGCCACACGATCATCTGCGGTTTCGAAGACATGAACGAAGTCTCCAAGGCGCTGGAAGCAACGCTGGGCGAGGCCGAATCCGTCAAGGCCGTCTGGAAGCCGCAAAACACCGTGCCTGTCGATGAGGATAAGGCGCAGTCGCTGATGAAGCTGATCGAGACGTTGGAAGACGACGATGACGTGCAGAACGTCTATTCGAATTTCGAGGTTTCTGAAGAGGTGATGGCAAGGCTTTCCGCTTGATGCGATCCATGCCGCGCTATTGAAAGCGTAGCAAAGAACGTAATGCAAAAAGCCCGGCTATGGATTAGCCGGGCTTTTTCAGTTGTAAAGATGAGGTTTTATGCCGCTTCGCGGCTATTGGCGATCACGCCGATCAGGTCGTTGACGATGCGCTCGATCTGGCTGCGGTCGTCGCCTTCGGCCATGACACGGATCAGCGGTTCGGTGCCGGACGGGCGGATGACCAGACGGCCATTGCGGGCCAGTTCGCTTTCGGCATCGGCAATGGCCTGACGCACAAAACTGTCTTCCAGCGGCTTGCCGCCGGAAATGCGGACATTGCGCAGCAATTGCGGCACGGGATCGAAACGGTGGCAAATCTGGCTGACTGTCTTGCCGGTGCGCTTCACTGCCGCCAGGATTTGCAGGGCGGCAACCAGACCGTCGCCGGTCGTGCCGAAATCCGACAGCACGATATGGCCCGATTGCTCGCCACCTATATTATAGTGGTTCTGGCGCATATGCTCGACCACATGGCGGTCGCCAACCTTGGTGCGGGCCAGTGTCAGGCCCTTGCCACCCAGAAAGCGCTCCAGACCGAGATTGGACATCACGGTGGCGACAATGCCGCCGCCTTTCAGGGTCTGGTCATTGGCCCAGCTTTCGGCAATCACCGCCATCAACTGATCGCCATCGACGATGGCGCCGGTTTCATCGATGATGATCACCCGGTCTGCATCGCCATCAAGCGCGATGCCGATATCGGCGCGCACCTCATGGACTTTCTTTTGCAACGCAGCGGTATGGGTGGAGCCGCATTCGAGATTGATATTGAGACCGTTCGGTTCGTTGCCGATCGTCACCACTTCAGCGCCCAATTCCCAAAGGGCAGTGGGCGCGACCTTATAGGCGGCGCCGTTGGCGCAATCGATGGCGATCCGCAACCCGCTCAGCGTGACATCGCGCGGCAATGTGCGCTTTACGAATTCGATATAGCGGTAGATGTCGCCATCGACGCGCTTGGCTCGGCCGATATCCTCGGCTCTGGCCAAGGGGAGGGGTGCTTCCTGGTTCAGCAGGGCTTCGATTTCAGCTTCCAGCTCATCGGAAAGCTTGTAACCATCAGGGCCGAACAATTTAATGCCATTATCGGCAAAGGGATTATGCGAGGCCGAGACCATGACGCCAATATCGGCGCGCAGCGAGCGGGTCAGCATGGCCACAGCCGGCGTCGGGATCGGGCCGAGCAAAAACACATCCAGGCCCGCGGCGGTAAAGCCAGCCACCAGCGCCGTTTCCAGCATATAACCGGAGAGGCGGGTATCCTTGCCAATCACCACGCGGTGACGATGCTGGCCGCGCCGGAGGATAGTACCGACGGCAATGCCGACCTTCATGGCGAGATCCGGCGTCATGGGAAAGACATTCGACTGTCCGCGAATACCATCGGTTCCGAAATAACGTCGTGTCATGATGTCTCCTGAGGTCCAAAGCTTTTTCGCCGTCTTTAGCTCGCGAAATGCTCTTTTCTTTGTTTTTACCTATCGCATTTACCGGCAATGCCTATGTGCGCAGGCCGTCCGCCGTTCTTTCATCGCTCATCGCATGTTTTAACGGCGCATTCACTTAAATTACCGTCAACATTGATTATAACCCGTTACCACATAAAAAAACCGCCCGTTCAAAGGGCGGCTTTTCATTCTGTGACCAATATCAAGGTCTTTTTACGAGACTTGGCGGATCAATGCGCCTGGGGTTCCAGTCCGGCTTCCGGTTCGCCACCCTTGGGTGCGTCCTTTTTACCGGTAGAGGGAACCGCAGAGCTGCGGGTTGGGCCATCTTCGCCACTATCGCGGGTTGGCTTTTCGCCACGGATCAGCGCCTTGATTTCTTCACCCGACAGGGTTTCATATTCCAGCAGGCCTTCGGCCAGAATAACGAACGCATCATGCTTCTCGGTGATAATCCGACGAGCCTCGGTATAGGCTTCGTCAATCAGGCGGCGCACTTCGGTGTCGATCTTCTGAGCGGTTGATTCCGAGACATTCTTGCTCTGCGAGACGGAATGACCGAGGAACACTTCCTGCTGGTTTTCACCATAGGCAACCTGACCGAGAATATCGGAAAAGCCCCATTGGGTTACCATCGCACGGGCAAGCTTGGTGGCCTGCTCGATGTCTGACGAGGCGCCAGAGGTGATGTTTTCCTTGCCGAAGGTGATTTCTTCGGCAACACGGCCACCCATCATGATCACCAGACGCGACACCATCCACTTGTAGCTCATGGAGTAGCGGTCGCCTTCCGGCAATTGCATGACCATGCCCAGGGCGCGGCCACGCGGAATGATGGTTGCCTTGTGCAGCGGGTCGGCGACCGGCACGTTCAACGCGGTGATGGCATGGCCAGCCTCATGATAGGCGGTCAGCTTCTTTTCGGCTTCGGTCATGGCGGAGGAGCGGCGTTCCGCACCCATCATGATCTTGTCCTTGGCGTCTTCGAATTCGGCCATGGTGACGACGCGCTTGTTGCGACGTGCTGCCATCAGAGCGGCTTCGTTGACGAGGTTCATCAGATCCGCACCGGAGAAACCGGGCGTGCCACGGGCCAAAACCTTGAGATCGACATTCGGAGCCAGCGGCACGTTGCGGGCATGAACCTTGAGAATGCGCTCGCGGCCAATGATATCGGGGTTCGGCACGACGACCTGGCGGTCAAAACGGCCTGGACGCAGCAGGGCTGGATCGAGAACGTCGGGACGGTTGGTGGCGGCAATCAGGATAATGCCCTCATTGGCCTCAAAGCCGTCCATTTCGACCAGAAGCTGGTTCAGCGTCTGTTCGCGCTCGTCATTACCACCGCCGAGACCTGCACCACGATGGCGACCGACAGCGTCGATTTCATCGATGAAGATGATGCAGGGTGCATTCTTCTTCGCCTGCTCGAACATGTCACGGACGCGGCTTGCTCCGACGCCGACGAACATTTCAACGAAGTCCGAACCGGAAATCGTGAAGAACGGCACATTGGCCTCGCCTGCGACCGAACGGGCCAGCAGAGTTTTACCGGTACCGGGAGGACCGACCAGCAGCACGCCGCGCGGAATTTTACCGCCCAGACGCTGGAATTTCTGCGGATCGCGCAGGAATTCAACGATTTCCTCGAGATCCTGCTTGGCTTCGTCCACGCCAGCCACGTCTTCAAAGGTAACGCGGCCATGCGCCTCGGTCAAAAGCTTGGCCTTGGACTTGCCAAAGCCCATCGCACCGCGCGAACCGCCCTGCATCTGACGCATGAAAAACAGCCAGACGCCGAGAATGAGCAGCATGGGCAGCAAGGTGCCGAGATAGCTGAGGAAGCCGGAAGACCCGTCGGATTCGGGACGAGCAACGATCATCACATTCTTGGTTTGCAGTTTTTCAAGCAGATTGTCATCCACGACCGGGGCATAGGTCTGGAAGGCCGCGCCGTTTTCGCCATAGCTGCCAATGATGCGGTTGCCGGTGACGGTAACGTCGCGAACGCGGCCCGAATCAACTTCACGCAAGAATTGCGAATAGGGAATCTCGCGGGAACTTGTTTGCGACGGAGACGTCTGGAACATGCTGAACAGCGCGACCAATAGCAAAGCTATGATCGCCCACAGCGCGAGATTTCTAAAATTTGGGTTCATCGAACTCCCCAGAAAAAATGTTCGGCGCATGAAAACGCCGTATCGTCGGACAGTAACATAGGTTTCCTGAAGCGCCTTGCCAAGGCAAAGCGCGGCCCCGACTTCGTTTTCCGTCAATAAGATTTAAAAACAGGGTGATAAAAAGCCTGGCGCGTCGAAAAGACCCGCTAAAGCCACGGCGAGCGGCCAGTCGAACCCCGGGAGAAACCCCTGGTAGGGGGCAATCACAGGCATGGCGTGCAGGTTTGGACCGATCCCGGGAAGAGATTGACGCGCCAGCGCCACCAATGAAACGGGCAGGGGCGAGGTGGGCAGGGAGGAGGTGGGCAGGGAGGGAGACTTCTGATCTGTTTCGGTTCCGCCCGGCCGCA contains the following coding sequences:
- a CDS encoding MBL fold metallo-hydrolase, translating into MMTRMLVMFGILSLLPGFALAEDKSSAARPPVSRPPVSQCQLVANQLPGARFSPVEYASAGTDKGPLRLAALAENVTITFLGHSTFEIETPQGLTIDTDYSGYLRSARTPDVVTMNKAHSSHYTLSPDPGIAQVLHGWNDAQPGEPVHHNLVVGDAYIRNVATDIRSWGGDFEPNGNSIFIFEVAGLCIGHLGHLHHELTDKQFAAIGRLDVVMVPVDGGLTLGSDSMSRMVKRLRSALILPMHRRGPIVNDFVGMFGPGFDVRIAETNAVTVSMRSLPKKPLILVLSGF
- a CDS encoding YebC/PmpR family DNA-binding transcriptional regulator, coding for MAGHSQFKNIMHRKGKQDSVRSKMFSKLAREITVAAKAGLPDPTMNARLRLAIQNAKAQSMPKDNIERAIKKASGADGENYDEVRYEGYGPGGVAVIVEALTDNRNRTASNVRSTFSKAGGALGETGSVSFSFDKVGEIVYKASVGDADAVMEAAIEAGAEDVISDEDGHTIICGFEDMNEVSKALEATLGEAESVKAVWKPQNTVPVDEDKAQSLMKLIETLEDDDDVQNVYSNFEVSEEVMARLSA
- the ftsH gene encoding ATP-dependent zinc metalloprotease FtsH is translated as MNPNFRNLALWAIIALLLVALFSMFQTSPSQTSSREIPYSQFLREVDSGRVRDVTVTGNRIIGSYGENGAAFQTYAPVVDDNLLEKLQTKNVMIVARPESDGSSGFLSYLGTLLPMLLILGVWLFFMRQMQGGSRGAMGFGKSKAKLLTEAHGRVTFEDVAGVDEAKQDLEEIVEFLRDPQKFQRLGGKIPRGVLLVGPPGTGKTLLARSVAGEANVPFFTISGSDFVEMFVGVGASRVRDMFEQAKKNAPCIIFIDEIDAVGRHRGAGLGGGNDEREQTLNQLLVEMDGFEANEGIILIAATNRPDVLDPALLRPGRFDRQVVVPNPDIIGRERILKVHARNVPLAPNVDLKVLARGTPGFSGADLMNLVNEAALMAARRNKRVVTMAEFEDAKDKIMMGAERRSSAMTEAEKKLTAYHEAGHAITALNVPVADPLHKATIIPRGRALGMVMQLPEGDRYSMSYKWMVSRLVIMMGGRVAEEITFGKENITSGASSDIEQATKLARAMVTQWGFSDILGQVAYGENQQEVFLGHSVSQSKNVSESTAQKIDTEVRRLIDEAYTEARRIITEKHDAFVILAEGLLEYETLSGEEIKALIRGEKPTRDSGEDGPTRSSAVPSTGKKDAPKGGEPEAGLEPQAH
- a CDS encoding pyridoxamine 5'-phosphate oxidase family protein translates to MVNLTEAREEPARQLWEEIEAIHAGMLGLEGSTTHMQPMAPYGDPKTNTVWFFTRTDSDFVQNIRPGSRAHFCVVGKNHDYHASLSGVIDVRRDPGKIDEYWSSVVEAWYHNGKKDPDLTMLALHIDDAEVWASTGNPLKFGWEIAKANIDGEKIPDVGQHHHLTFA
- the glmM gene encoding phosphoglucosamine mutase, with protein sequence MTRRYFGTDGIRGQSNVFPMTPDLAMKVGIAVGTILRRGQHRHRVVIGKDTRLSGYMLETALVAGFTAAGLDVFLLGPIPTPAVAMLTRSLRADIGVMVSASHNPFADNGIKLFGPDGYKLSDELEAEIEALLNQEAPLPLARAEDIGRAKRVDGDIYRYIEFVKRTLPRDVTLSGLRIAIDCANGAAYKVAPTALWELGAEVVTIGNEPNGLNINLECGSTHTAALQKKVHEVRADIGIALDGDADRVIIIDETGAIVDGDQLMAVIAESWANDQTLKGGGIVATVMSNLGLERFLGGKGLTLARTKVGDRHVVEHMRQNHYNIGGEQSGHIVLSDFGTTGDGLVAALQILAAVKRTGKTVSQICHRFDPVPQLLRNVRISGGKPLEDSFVRQAIADAESELARNGRLVIRPSGTEPLIRVMAEGDDRSQIERIVNDLIGVIANSREAA